Proteins encoded within one genomic window of Entelurus aequoreus isolate RoL-2023_Sb linkage group LG26, RoL_Eaeq_v1.1, whole genome shotgun sequence:
- the LOC133643548 gene encoding tribbles homolog 3-like has protein sequence MSVGVARQRMKRLLDKPRDALPKSKRVCLAPPPPDTSPSHLKAKSPSPKPSQSQSKVRVGPYFLFERFEGEESYRAVHASTQQEYTCQVLPLHGYQEKLAAFARLGRHDNICGPLDTVIGPDGVHVFLPAHHGDMHAHVRSSKRLGEEEAELLFAQMLSAVDHCHRHGVVLRDVKLRRFVFTDKFRTRVALLGLNDCVVLQQDHDDDSLMDRHGCPAYVGPELLASGKASYSGRAADIWSLGVSLYTMLIGRYPFQDTRPAALFAKIRRGAFSVPGWLSPHAKCLIGCMLRKSPAERLRASELLAHPWLGGRGASLRTAQRCAGRAPPRRQEDDEQVVPTFTKEH, from the exons ATGAGTGTGGGCGTGGCTCGGCAGCGCATGAAGAGGTTACTGGACAAGCCGCGTGACGCCTTACCCAAGAGCAAAAGAGTATGTCTGGCGCCACCGCCCCCCGACACCAGCCCGTCGCACCTGAAGGCCAAAAGCCCCTCCCCCAAGCCCAGCCAGAGCCAATCCAAGGTCCGCGTGGGGCCTTACTTCCTGTTTGAGCGCTTCGAAGGGGAGGAGTCGTACAGAGCGGTGCACGCCAGCACGCAGCAGGAGTACACCTGCCAG GTCCTGCCGCTGCACGGCTACCAGGAGAAGCTGGCCGCCTTCGCCCGGCTGGGTCGCCACGACAACATCTGCGGCCCGCTGGACACGGTGATCGGGCCGGACGGCGTGCACGTCTTCCTGCCCGCCCACCACGGCGACATGCACGCCCACGTGCGCAGCAGCAAGCGCCTGGGCGAGGAGGAGGCGGAGCTTCTGTTCGCGCAGATGCTCAGCGCGGTGGATCACTGTCATCGCCACGGCGTGGTCCTGCGGGACGTGAAGCTGCGCCGGTTTGTCTTCACTGACAAATTTAG AACCCGGGTGGCCCTCCTGGGCCTCAACGACTGCGTGGTCCTGCAGCAGGACCACGACGACGACTCCCTGATGGACAGACACGGCTGTCCCGCCTACGTGGGCCCGGAGCTGCTGGCCAGCGGCAAGGCTTCGTACTCGGGCCGGGCGGCGGACATCTGGAGCCTGGGCGTGTCCCTGTACACCATGCTGATTGGACGCTACCCCTTCCAGGACACGCGCCCCGCCGCCCTCTTCGCCAAGATCCGCCGCGGCGCCTTCAGCGTGCCCGGCTGGCTGTCCCCGCACGCCAAGTGTCTGATCGGCTGCATGCTCAGGAAGTCGCCCGCCGAGCGCCTGCGGGCCTCCGAGCTGCTGGCGCACCCGTGGTTGGGCGGCCGGGGCGCGTCGCTCCGCACGGCCCAGCGTTGCGCCGGCCGAGCGCCGCCCAGGAGGCAGGAGGACGACGAGCAGGTGGTGCCGACCTTCACCAAAGAACACTAA